TTGAACATGTTCCCGTCGTCTCTCAGGTGTCAGCTCTGCGCTCTGACTGGGTTGCTCAGAGATATTGACGAGGCAGGCTGATGCAAGTGTGATAAATCCTCTCAATCACTATACAGAATTTAATTCAAATTATGTTCTTCACAGGAGGCAGAtcactttttaaattaagttgATGAGTACATTTACCTTGAAGAAACATGCACTAAACATAACCAGCACCAGGACATTTTACAACCCAGATTTATAACTGCAACAGCACTGCCTCTTTCCATATGAGGATAGAACCTGATACAGAGTTTGGCATACCCGAGAAACTTTTGATAAACTTTCCTACAGTTGCACTTTACAACTTGGCACACAGTGAACACAAGAGTGGAAATTCCTTTTAacaattaaaattttaagaGTTTGAAAGGATCCACTCTCAGATTTAGAGGATTTCATCAGTTATTGCTTTCTTGATATTTGTTCTCAGtattcagtttgtttttttgggtttttttggcaaaAATACTGTGTAACAAATACACTAGAAAATGCAATTAATCTCCTTAACTTGTCAACATATCAAAATatccattttatttttgcaaaaatctgtaactttagtaaaaactttttttcttaagtTCTTGACCTTGGCTTTAAATGTTTTTCAATAATCCTGCCTTTATCTCACATCTGTaatgtatttataaatatagCACATATAAATGTGTCAATAGATTCTATAGATGATagaattactgattttttttttcttacagagtTTGGAAATCATTAAGATACAATTTGTGTCTAAAACTTTAATATTTTTAGCTTTCAGGACTGTCTCTGCAAATATAGTACTTATTTTTGTGAGCATGAAAAGTGCATATTCCAAAAGATTTTTATCTGCATCACCAGATGAAACTGAATGTTACCTTTATGCAAAGAGAAATAAAGTAGAAAGTGATCCAAAAATCAGAGAGAAAGTGGAGCAGCAAAAGCTAGAACAAAGCATACACTCTGGGAGCAAGGACCAAACATCACCACGTGAACTCCTCTGTTTgtcagaaagacaaaacaacTGGGCATTAGAAGAACAGAGTTGTGATACAGCAAGAAAAACTTGTATGATGGAGTTTTTCTGTTCTGAAACTTGTAGTAATGAAGGATTAGCATGTAGAGTATCAGAAAATGAAGCATTCACCAAAAAACGGAGTCCTGCAAATGAAGACCAAAGTCCTACAGAAGACGACATGTCCCCGAATGTAGGTGGACAGCCCCTGGCAACAGAGCTGCTCAATGTGTCGAGCACTGCTGACACATGTCAAAATCTACTGGTACAAAACCCATCCCAAGTGCAGCAGAACAACAGTAtagaacaaaataataaaagaaacgAGGATAATGAGCTCAAACAAAATTCTTCAGTTACATCATTAAACAGACACATGTTGCAGGCGGAATTGTTAAGTCAAAAGTCTGCCTCCAATAAAAAGTGGCAGCGCTACCAGCTTTTTCAAATTCCATTTTTGAGTGGAACAAGTTCTGTGTTTTCATGcgtagaaaataaaaaaagtaaatttctgaaaaatatatgTTTTGCAGAAGATGAAAATTATCTTAGCACTAAGGAAACTACTGCAGAAAAAGacaataaagagaaaaataattcaatGTCTATAATTCAAACATTAAAACCTCTTAAGAGTATACAACCATTGGAAATCCCTAATTTTCAATTTCCTAggatttcaaataaaataaatattaaacaaTCATCAGCTAACTTTAGGGAAACAGACTGGAAGAATTTTGAAGGTGAACCGTCTTTAATGCAATCTAAACAGATACATGGTGTGCAAAAAATATCTGAGATAGGGAAACAAAGAATGCAAAATGATAAAAGCAGTGTAAGAGCTCCAATTGTTGGTTCtgaatttaaaggaaaaaattcccCCTCAGTTAACAAACAGGAACACAGCACTTTGGCAGAAGGAGAAGTATCTGGAACTTATTTCAGATGCAACAGCACTGACACTGAATGTAATAATATATTTGCTGAAAATGACTTCAAAGATAAAATAATGGAGAATTCAGAGAGTGATGATGACCAGAAGTCAAAGATTCGCATTTACATTAGTGCTAAAAATGTTCAGAATGAGAAATATGTCAACTCTAATGATCTTTTGCAAAGAAGGGGGAGGAAGAGCACTAATGAGAGTATGGGAATGTTTCATATGCAGATGAGTATTCCAGTAACAACAGAAGCATTAGAGAAAAATAAGTTAAACGTACACTGTGGTGTGCATAATTCCAACAGGGATATTTGTTTGTATGAAGCAGAATCAAAACTCTCCACAAAGAAAATACTTGATTTCCAAAGTTATGTAacaaaaaatattacatttaaAAGTAATTGTCCTTGCTTTATTGTGCAGGATTTTCCACATAAGAGAGCAAGTTGCAACCTATTTATGGGGAAGGAAATGCTCAAATTAAAGTTTTCATTTCAAAGCATGTTGTGTGGATGGGTCAGGGTGTGGACTGAGTCTTTCCATGAAGACATGCCCACGTGTCAGGATGACAGTGTTACACCTTGGTCTCATTGCCGTGGCACATTAAAAGAGCAGTGTGATGCTCAAGAGTTGGTAAAGAGCACTATAAATAGGAACCACAAtgataaaatattcatgtgTTTGCTGGCTGTTGTTTCAAAGCATCTGAAGGTGGAGGTACTAAAGAAAATGCTTGCTTCCTTTTTCAGTAGCACAAATACTTTATTGACAACTGAGGGGAAGTCTGTGCAAGAAGAGAAACAGTCTTTGTGTGGCAGAAAGCAAAATCAGTTAAACTCATGCACAGATGATTCTTTGAGGCAAAGCACAGGATTtcttaaagaaaatgaaacttaCCCAGGATTTGTAAGTTCTAAATTTCTGGAAAGCATTGATTTTCAGTTGCATAATGCATATCAGAGAAGATGCTTTTATAGAACTTTAGGTGAAGAAGAGTACACTTTCCTTCAAAGAAGAGCTCCCTTTCGTAACCAAAAAAGCAGATTATGTAAGGGAAGACATGTCAGGAAACACCACCTCTTATCCAGAGTGAGTGAAGGGTTTAGCACTGATTTGAGGTCAGTCAGTCACAAAAACAGtatgaaaaagcaaattttaCCTGCTAAATACGTTATCTTGCTGCAAGGCTCTTCTGATAGTTCTTCACTACACAAGATCTATTGCTGCAATATCACAAAAGTACAGTATCTGATAGGAGCCAATCTTGGATACCAGAGTTACTTTCCTGCTGCTTCacaaacaaaatttgaaaaggTACATAAGAAAAGTACAAATCAGGAAATATCAGTAAGTACTCTGAAGCAGGAGAAGAACAAACCAAGCATAAGGCTTAACAGTTCTTTTCATGTAGAATTATTTAAAGCTATCCCTTTTGTTTTATATGAAAATAAGAAACACAAAACAACTG
The genomic region above belongs to Passer domesticus isolate bPasDom1 chromosome 3, bPasDom1.hap1, whole genome shotgun sequence and contains:
- the RAD51AP2 gene encoding RAD51-associated protein 2, which codes for MKSAYSKRFLSASPDETECYLYAKRNKVESDPKIREKVEQQKLEQSIHSGSKDQTSPRELLCLSERQNNWALEEQSCDTARKTCMMEFFCSETCSNEGLACRVSENEAFTKKRSPANEDQSPTEDDMSPNVGGQPLATELLNVSSTADTCQNLLVQNPSQVQQNNSIEQNNKRNEDNELKQNSSVTSLNRHMLQAELLSQKSASNKKWQRYQLFQIPFLSGTSSVFSCVENKKSKFLKNICFAEDENYLSTKETTAEKDNKEKNNSMSIIQTLKPLKSIQPLEIPNFQFPRISNKINIKQSSANFRETDWKNFEGEPSLMQSKQIHGVQKISEIGKQRMQNDKSSVRAPIVGSEFKGKNSPSVNKQEHSTLAEGEVSGTYFRCNSTDTECNNIFAENDFKDKIMENSESDDDQKSKIRIYISAKNVQNEKYVNSNDLLQRRGRKSTNESMGMFHMQMSIPVTTEALEKNKLNVHCGVHNSNRDICLYEAESKLSTKKILDFQSYVTKNITFKSNCPCFIVQDFPHKRASCNLFMGKEMLKLKFSFQSMLCGWVRVWTESFHEDMPTCQDDSVTPWSHCRGTLKEQCDAQELVKSTINRNHNDKIFMCLLAVVSKHLKVEVLKKMLASFFSSTNTLLTTEGKSVQEEKQSLCGRKQNQLNSCTDDSLRQSTGFLKENETYPGFVSSKFLESIDFQLHNAYQRRCFYRTLGEEEYTFLQRRAPFRNQKSRLCKGRHVRKHHLLSRVSEGFSTDLRSVSHKNSMKKQILPAKYVILLQGSSDSSSLHKIYCCNITKVQYLIGANLGYQSYFPAASQTKFEKVHKKSTNQEISVSTLKQEKNKPSIRLNSSFHVELFKAIPFVLYENKKHKTTGYRNGITFTNEFTNEITSIMKKYLGNSSYRNADEKDCVNPKELQMNCDDCLYKKSLSIFDTYEKIPLATDSEDFDQIPLVKQDNSIQKKLCEESAVTGSKEIQCLPVKSNDVLILSEQPKETTEEYNSLLLLERQINKHENCKDLESCSPNLANKKVDNKNTYLFPENLFPSSSNIYQPVTLPQDSSSFVNREISEGGHCRNSSSADEQKASETIPAMVQYLSPGSPARTDTYLQSQAKETAQFSLQGQEHTIKTGSSEPATLKQHLEYVKEQEERNYEQMHITDESQCETVMNYLIMSYSEDKPKTFIAAEEELKMPLSIMNNGHLEDVKDKYLPLENKFTYEFELKRKFDLVLEELRMFHEISKENVNNLSSLETNLPNTYSQLNNAEGIDENTARDSQRKIRISSPICGTTKDRHITDTNESSFHEKILVENEDQKVSEEYSTSKMSSKELLHSPAEGAAYRNPYTWDPAFLPGTLFKEQSHNLQKEGGYFLSRDVIRVQPLKTCKGPIRIGLSRKARPKKLHPYLK